Proteins co-encoded in one Malus sylvestris chromosome 7, drMalSylv7.2, whole genome shotgun sequence genomic window:
- the LOC126629770 gene encoding F-box protein At2g39490-like: MEKEIADDLFGKLPNEIICRIISFLPSESALETSLISSRWRGLWNTTLAKQITTDDDAADAVSEFVSHFNQLDPLGHPRKLQLHFGKLGDLLLATVAPNNKLRLECSTENLENPRHFGWHLKLNHQRDQTLISHQPSPSTFFVKILYLKSVSSFGNEAVSSMIPSFEFLEKLKIIECEGLQSLHIESSPRLLSLTIFDCQNLKSLHLKTSKLRSFRYRGFVPHIWREHHFNLADAMLDFRQGPGYGGFKSSDFDPMLLTIKNAQVLTLCKWTFQTLIWPSLLPLQANFIFYKLKELWWIDNWEERFSIDPLISFIKLCPALEQLYVTNDPKSYCMARTALPWKKVNAQTKLAHLKMIKLVGFTTEEDETTLAEHIRERLSH, encoded by the exons ATGGAGAAGGAAATAGCAGATGATTTGTTTGGCAAATTACCAAATGAAATCATTTGcagaattatttcttttctcccTTCAGAATCTGCATTAGAAACCAGTTTAATCTCAAGTAGGTGGAGAGGCCTATGGAATACAACTTTAGCGAAGCAGATCACTACAGATGATGATGCAGCTGATGCAGTTTCTGAATTTGTCTCTCACTTTAACCAGCTTGATCCCTTAGGGCATCCCAGAAAGCTGCAACTGCACTTTGGCAAACTTGGCGATCTCCTTTTGGCTACAGTTGCACCCAACAATAAACTCCGTCTGGAGTGTTCGACAGAGAATCTGGAAAATCCAAGGCATTTTGGTTGGCACTTGAAGCTGAATCACCAAAGGGaccaaaccctaatttctcaCCAGCCTTCTCCCTCTACTTTCTTTGTCAAAATTCTTTACCTAAAATCAGTGAGCTCTTTTGGCAATGAAGCAGTTTCTTCTATGATTCCAAGTTTCGAATTTCTTGAAAAATTGAAGATCATTGAATGTGAGGGGTTACAATCTTTGCATATCGAGTCCAGTCCAAGGCTACTTAGCTTGACCATCTTTGACTGCCAGAATCTCAAGTCTCTCCACCTCAAAACTTCCAAACTTCGATCTTTTCGATACCGCGGTTTTGTCCCTCATATTTGGAGGGAACATCATTTTAACTTGGCAGACGCCATGCTTGATTTCAGGCAAGGCCCCGGCTACGGCGGATTCAAAAGTAGCGACTTTGATCCTATGTTGTTAACCATTAAAAATGCTCAAGTTCTCACACTATGCAAATGGACTTTCCAG ACACTGATCTGGCCATCCCTTTTGCCTCTACAAGCAAACTTCATATTCTACAAGCTGAAAGAGCTATGGTGGATTGATAACTGGGAAGAAAGATTCAGCATCGATCCTCTAATATCCTTCATTAAATTATGTCCAGCTTTGGAGCAACTCTATGTAACT AATGATCCTAAAAGCTACTGCATGGCAAGGACAGCTCTGCCCTGGAAGAAAGTCAATGCCCAAACAAAATTGGCCCATCTGAAAATGATAAAGTTGGTGGGGTTTACTACTGAAGAGGATGAAACCACTTTGGCAGAGCATATAAGAGAACGGTTGAGCCACTGA
- the LOC126627918 gene encoding receptor-like protein kinase THESEUS 1 → MGCPNGIFLICTFFCVSSIPSISVNASFVRQDSFFIDCGGSKALKLEDGRIFEPDSGNPNLNLSSQSHIAVSDLESNPSNHSISLYNSAQVFEETSFYTIHTKQIGRYWLRLHFYPFENAKFNLKSAVFSVMVNGITLLHGFSFAKERKISQLVKEYVFEVSGKGSGKSLVLRLSPWNNSVAFINGIEVVSVPNGQFSSSQVISVPLGKPLVDVPKDAALETAYRINMGGQHISSPKNDTMWRTWEPDHAFLLNAAAARTIRADPGSINYPDGVSLDIAPNWVYATAQEMADAKVSSQKFNISWAFEVEKGFGYLIRLHFCDIVSVALNRLIFNVYINNQSALDSFDISSRTKKLSSAYFVDFVTNVSMHENRILVQVGPPTLRDLPSNAILNGLEIMKMSDHRDSLDGNLPANNNAGLKSGAGNKNWMLLAICASSSGFVVLVLISAAFFLYWRQIHQRKLRPRCSAWLSFPSHAGNSDSKVSVGSYDYSTAHSPGLRRILAFKEIREATRNFDKSLVLGVGGFGMVYKGVLENGNVVAVKRGNPRSQQGLTEFRTEIDMLSKLRHRHLVSLIGYCEELNEMILVYEYMAKGPLRKHLYGSNLPPLTWKQRLEICIGAAKGLHYLHNGAAESIIHRDIKTTNILLDETLTAKVADFGLSKLGPTLDQTHVSTAVKGSFGYLDPDYYRRQQLTEKSDVYSFGVVLLEVLCARPPINPALPREQVNIAEWAMSWQKKGRLEKIIDPRLRGHVNLESLRKFGETAEKCLAEYGVDRPTMGDVLWNLEYALQLQEASTQSFSSENSANYIPDMPEWLQEIRNGNGGGGGEGISDQESDATSSAVFSELLDPRGR, encoded by the coding sequence ATGGGTTGTCCAAATGGGATTTTCTTGATTTGCACTTTTTTCTGTGTTTCATCCATCCCATCCATTTCTGTGAATGCTTCTTTTGTTCGTCAAGATAGTTTTTTCATTGATTGTGGGGGAAGCAAGGCATTGAAGCTTGAGGATGGCAGGATTTTTGAGCCTGATTCTGGAAACCCAAATTTGAATTTATCTTCCCAAAGCCACATTGCAGTTTCAGATCTTGAATCCAATCCGTCAAACCATTCAATATCTCTCTACAATTCTGCCCAAGTTTTTGAAGAGACTTCATTTTATACCATTCACACCAAGCAGATTGGCCGCTATTGGCTCAGATTGCATTTTTATCCTTTCGAAAACGcgaaattcaatttgaaatctGCGGTGTTTTCGGTTATGGTCAATGGGATTACACTGCTTCATGGGTTTTCTTTCGCAAAAGAGCGCAAAATCTCTCAACTTGTAAAGGAATATGTGTTTGAAGTGAGTGGAAAGGGTTCTGGAAAATCGTTGGTGCTGAGATTGTCACCTTGGAATAACTCAGTtgcattcatcaatggaatagAAGTTGTTTCTGTGCCGAATGGGCAGTTTTCTAGCTCCCAAGTAATTTCTGTTCCTTTGGGAAAACCTCTAGTTGATGTTCCTAAAGATGCCGCTCTTGAGACAGCGTATCGGATAAACATGGGAGGCCAGCACATAAGTAGCCCCAAGAATGACACAATGTGGAGGACATGGGAGCCTGATCATGCTTTTCTTCTCAACGCTGCAGCGGCACGAACCATCAGAGCTGATCCGGGATCCATCAACTACCCTGATGGAGTTTCACTCGACATTGCACCCAATTGGGTTTATGCCACAGCTCAAGAAATGGCAGATGCAAAGGTCAGCAGTCAGAAGTTCAACATATCATGGGCATTCGAAGTCGAAAAGGGCTTCGGTTATCTGATCAGATTGCATTTTTGCGACATTGTGAGTGTGGCTCTCaaccgtttaatcttcaatgtGTATATCAACAACCAATCTGCTTTAGACTCTTTTGATATCTCAAGCCGGACAAAGAAATTATCATCAGCTTATTTCGTAGATTTTGTGACGAATGTATCCATGCACGAAAATCGGATTTTGGTTCAAGTAGGTCCTCCTACGCTGAGGGATCTCCCTTCAAATGCAATTTTGAATGGATTGGAGATTATGAAAATGAGTGATCATAGAGACAGCCTTGATGGGAACCTTCCGGCGAATAACAATGCAGGTTTGAAATCCGGGGCAGGCAATAAAAACTGGATGCTGCTGGCAATTTGTGCTTCTTCATCAGGATTTGTAGTTTTGGTGCTCATATCAGCTGCTTTCTTCTTGTACTGGCGGCAAATCCATCAGAGAAAGCTAAGGCCTCGGTGCTCTGCATGGTTGTCTTTTCCTAGCCATGCGGGGAATTCCGATTCAAAAGTTTCCGTTGGCAGTTATGATTATTCCACAGCACATTCACCTGGTTTACGCCGGATTCTAGCATTCAAGGAGATTCGCGAAGCAACGAGGAATTTTGACAAGAGCTTGGTCTTGGGAGTGGGGGGATTCGGCATGGTTTACAAAGGAGTGCTAGAAAATGGGAACGTGGTTGCAGTAAAGCGCGGAAACCCGCGTTCCCAACAAGGCCTTACAGAATTCAGGACAGAAATCGACATGCTGTCAAAGCTCAGGCACAGGCATTTGGTTTCTCTGATAGGCTACTGCGAAGAGCTCAACGAAATGATCCTTGTTTACGAGTACATGGCCAAAGGTCCTCTTCGAAAGCACTTGTATGGTTCGAATCTTCCTCCGCTTACTTGGAAACAAAGGCTTGAAATCTGCATTGGAGCAGCAAAGGGCCTGCATTACCTTCACAATGGGGCAGCAGAGAGCATAATTCACCGCGACATTAAGACAACAAACATACTTCTCGATGAAACCCTCACTGCGAAAGTGGCTGATTTTGGATTGTCAAAGTTAGGTCCTACTTTGGATCAAACACATGTGAGCACTGCAGTGAAGGGGAGCTTTGGATATCTTGATCCAGATTACTATCGCCGGCAGCAGCTAACGGAGAAGTCAGATGTGTACTCTTTCGGAGTAGTTTTATTagaagtcttgtgtgctaggccACCTATAAACCCTGCCCTCCCCAGAGAGCAAGTTAACATAGCAGAATGGGCAATGAGTTGGCAAAAGAAGGGAAGATTAGAGAAAATTATAGACCCCCGTCTTCGAGGACATGTGAATCTTGAATCATTGCGGAAGTTCGGAGAAACAGCTGAGAAGTGTTTGGCTGAATACGGAGTTGATAGGCCAACAATGGGGGATGTTTTGTGGAATTTGGAGTATGCTCTTCAACTACAAGAGGCTTCTACACAGAGCTTTTCGTCCGAAAACAGTGCGAACTACATTCCGGATATGCCAGAATGGCTTCAAGAAATTCGAAATggcaatggtggtggtggtggtgagggAATTAGCGATCAAGAATCTGATGCAACTTCAAGTGCAGTTTTTTCAGAGTTATTGGATCCAAGGGGGAGATAG